A region of Streptomyces sp. TG1A-60 DNA encodes the following proteins:
- a CDS encoding HAMP domain-containing sensor histidine kinase, whose translation MTKAQGGIRGWSAARRQVQSRIRFTSLRLRLVVVFGLVALTAAVSASGIAYWLNREAVLTRAQDAALEDFEREMQSHVSTLRPHPTQDQLRLAARQMADGGERFSVLLIAEDADGRTVYGSSTDNSLDGFAPTDVPASLQKAVGKRQKLTSGNQHAHHLYWQRVIENDEPYLVGGAKMIGGGPTGYMRKSLELEAKDLNSLAWSLGIATGLSLIGSALLAQAAATTVLKPVQRLGVAARRLGEGKLDTRLRVSGTDELADLSRTFNLAAESLEKKVDDMSAREEASRRFVADMSHELRTPLTAITAVTEVLEEELDADTGSLDPMIEPAVRLVVSETRRLNDLVENLMEVTRFDAGTARLVLDDVDIADQITACVDARAWLDAVELDAERGIMANLDPRRLDVILANLIGNALKHGGSPVRVSVRDEGEDLLIEVQDHGPGIPEDVLPHVFDRFYKASASRPRSEGSGLGLSIALENAHIHGGGITAANSPEGGAVFTLRLPRDAASLIARERDEDGTEDTEGDGQ comes from the coding sequence GTGACGAAGGCCCAAGGGGGGATCCGCGGCTGGTCCGCGGCGCGCAGGCAAGTTCAGTCCCGTATCCGTTTCACCAGTCTTCGGCTGCGTCTGGTCGTCGTCTTCGGGCTGGTGGCGCTCACCGCGGCCGTGTCGGCGTCCGGTATCGCGTACTGGCTCAACCGCGAGGCCGTGCTGACCCGCGCTCAGGACGCGGCGCTGGAGGACTTCGAGCGGGAGATGCAGAGCCATGTGAGCACGCTGCGCCCGCATCCGACACAGGATCAACTGCGCCTCGCGGCACGTCAGATGGCGGACGGGGGCGAGCGGTTCAGTGTGCTGCTCATCGCCGAGGACGCCGACGGCAGGACGGTGTACGGCTCGTCGACCGACAACTCCCTGGACGGCTTCGCGCCGACGGACGTGCCCGCGTCCCTGCAGAAGGCCGTCGGCAAGCGGCAGAAGCTCACCTCGGGCAACCAGCACGCCCACCACCTGTACTGGCAGCGGGTCATCGAGAACGACGAGCCGTATCTGGTGGGCGGCGCGAAGATGATCGGCGGTGGGCCGACCGGTTACATGCGCAAGTCCCTGGAGTTGGAGGCGAAGGACCTCAACTCGCTGGCCTGGTCGCTCGGTATCGCGACGGGTCTGTCGCTGATCGGCTCGGCGCTGCTCGCACAGGCCGCCGCGACGACCGTGCTGAAGCCGGTGCAGCGCCTCGGTGTCGCCGCCCGGCGCCTCGGCGAGGGCAAGCTCGACACCCGGCTCCGGGTGTCCGGAACGGACGAACTGGCCGATCTCTCCCGGACGTTCAACCTGGCGGCGGAGTCCCTGGAGAAGAAGGTCGACGACATGAGCGCCCGCGAGGAGGCGTCCCGCCGCTTCGTCGCCGACATGTCCCATGAGCTCCGCACGCCGCTGACGGCGATCACCGCTGTCACGGAGGTGCTGGAGGAGGAGCTGGACGCCGACACGGGCAGCCTCGATCCCATGATCGAACCGGCGGTGCGGCTCGTCGTCAGCGAGACGCGGCGCCTGAACGACCTGGTCGAGAACCTGATGGAGGTCACCCGCTTCGACGCGGGCACGGCCCGGCTGGTCCTCGACGACGTGGACATCGCCGACCAGATCACCGCCTGCGTCGACGCCCGCGCCTGGCTGGACGCGGTGGAGCTGGACGCCGAGCGCGGCATCATGGCCAACCTCGACCCGCGCCGCCTGGACGTGATCCTCGCGAACCTGATCGGCAACGCGCTCAAGCACGGCGGTTCCCCGGTGCGTGTGTCGGTGCGCGACGAGGGCGAGGACCTGCTGATCGAGGTGCAGGACCACGGGCCCGGCATCCCCGAGGACGTTCTCCCGCACGTCTTCGACCGTTTCTACAAGGCGAGCGCCTCCCGCCCGCGCTCCGAGGGCAGCGGCCTCGGCCTGTCCATCGCGCTGGAGAACGCCCACATCCACGGCGGCGGGATCACCGCCGCCAACTCCCCCGAGGGCGGCGCCGTCTTCACGCTCCGCCTGCCCCGTGACGCGGCCTCGCTGATCGCGCGCGAACGGGACGAGGACGGCACGGAGGACACCGAGGGGGACGGGCAGTGA
- a CDS encoding VanZ family protein, translating to MQRQGTNGGSAGIRVRAAGGVLLAAHLAVVAWITLRPLDVTWMSPANLRPLAGIRADLSLGWPEAARRIGEGLALLAPLGVLLPMAHGRLAASPLASLARSVAVGALLSPAIELLQTGVPGQVVDIDSILLNTVGVGLAHLAVVPTVRAALRRRAETRVRTSLRREEPSQGRTPTIPRVGMAP from the coding sequence GTGCAGCGTCAAGGTACGAACGGCGGTAGTGCCGGAATCCGTGTCCGTGCGGCGGGGGGTGTCCTCCTCGCCGCGCATCTCGCGGTCGTCGCCTGGATCACGCTGCGTCCGCTGGATGTCACCTGGATGAGTCCCGCGAATCTGCGGCCGCTCGCGGGGATCAGAGCGGATCTGTCTCTGGGCTGGCCGGAGGCCGCCCGCAGGATCGGTGAGGGGCTGGCGCTGCTGGCGCCGTTGGGTGTGCTCCTGCCGATGGCGCACGGCAGACTGGCGGCGTCGCCGCTGGCCTCGCTGGCCAGGTCGGTCGCGGTGGGGGCACTGTTGTCGCCGGCGATCGAGCTGTTGCAGACGGGGGTGCCCGGTCAGGTCGTCGACATCGACTCGATCCTGCTGAACACGGTCGGGGTGGGCCTCGCCCATCTCGCGGTGGTGCCCACGGTCAGGGCGGCGCTGCGGCGCAGGGCCGAGACGCGGGTGCGGACGAGTCTCCGCCGGGAGGAGCCGTCTCAGGGTCGCACCCCGACGATTCCCAGGGTCGGCATGGCTCCGTAG
- a CDS encoding PspC domain-containing protein, whose protein sequence is MSRLARPSEGRMIGGVCAALARRFGTSATTMRVIFLVSCLLPGPQFLLYIALWILLPSESKARTAW, encoded by the coding sequence ATGAGCCGCCTCGCCCGCCCCTCGGAAGGCCGGATGATCGGCGGAGTCTGCGCAGCGCTGGCACGGCGCTTCGGCACCTCCGCGACCACGATGCGCGTGATCTTCCTGGTGTCGTGCCTGCTTCCGGGACCGCAGTTCCTGCTCTACATAGCCTTGTGGATCCTGCTCCCCTCGGAGAGCAAGGCCCGCACGGCCTGGTGA
- a CDS encoding ATP-binding protein, with protein sequence MKQSAVKTLGVAVFGTAIAAAGAGAANAAPSAPDASQALGTVTQSLPVENVSKSLPATEAVTQGQSALGAGLESAQPAATNVLAEGPAAPVAGLLGGVPVGKTLPANGLGVNGLPLGGGAA encoded by the coding sequence ATGAAGCAGTCTGCTGTCAAGACCCTCGGTGTCGCCGTCTTCGGTACCGCCATCGCCGCTGCGGGCGCGGGCGCCGCGAACGCCGCCCCGAGCGCACCCGACGCCTCCCAGGCCCTGGGCACCGTCACCCAGTCGCTGCCCGTGGAGAACGTCTCGAAGTCGCTGCCGGCCACCGAGGCCGTCACCCAGGGGCAGAGTGCGCTCGGCGCCGGTCTGGAATCCGCTCAGCCCGCCGCCACCAACGTCCTCGCCGAGGGCCCGGCCGCCCCCGTCGCCGGACTGCTCGGCGGCGTCCCCGTCGGCAAGACCCTCCCGGCCAACGGCCTCGGCGTGAACGGCCTGCCGCTCGGCGGCGGCGCCGCCTGA
- a CDS encoding adenosine deaminase, whose product MTNQTDRTGSTPDPDQIRRAPKVLLHDHLDGGLRPGTIVELAHTSGYTPRLPETDPDRLGAWFREAADSGSLERYLETFSHTVAVMQTRDALVRVAAECAEDLAADGVVYAEVRYAPEQHLDGGLGLEEVVEAVNEGFRQGERRARDNGHRIRVGALLTAMRHAARALEIAELANRYRDLGVVGFDIAGAEAGYPPTRHLDAFEYLKRENNHFTIHAGEAFGLPSIWQALQWCGADRLGHGVRIIDDIQVHEDGSVKLGRLASYVRDKRIPLELCPSSNLQTGAARSYAEHPIGLLRRLHFRATVNTDNRLMSHTGMSREFEHLVDAFGYTLDDMQWFSVNAMKSAFIPFDERLAMINDVIKPGYAELKSEWLFRQTASTSGSANDRN is encoded by the coding sequence ATGACGAACCAGACCGACCGGACCGGAAGCACCCCGGACCCGGACCAGATCCGCCGGGCGCCCAAGGTTCTGCTGCACGACCACCTCGACGGCGGACTGCGCCCCGGCACGATCGTCGAGCTCGCCCACACCTCCGGCTACACCCCCCGGCTCCCGGAAACGGACCCCGACCGGCTCGGCGCGTGGTTCCGCGAGGCCGCCGACTCCGGTTCCCTGGAGCGGTACTTGGAGACCTTCTCCCACACCGTCGCCGTCATGCAGACCCGCGACGCGCTCGTCCGGGTCGCCGCCGAGTGCGCCGAGGACCTCGCGGCGGACGGCGTCGTCTACGCCGAGGTCCGCTACGCACCCGAACAGCACCTCGACGGCGGGCTCGGCCTCGAAGAGGTCGTCGAGGCCGTCAACGAGGGATTCCGGCAGGGCGAGCGGCGCGCCCGGGACAACGGCCACCGCATCCGGGTCGGCGCCCTGCTCACCGCCATGCGGCACGCGGCCCGGGCCCTGGAGATCGCCGAACTCGCCAACCGCTACCGCGACCTCGGCGTCGTCGGCTTCGACATCGCCGGCGCGGAGGCCGGCTACCCGCCCACCCGGCACCTCGACGCCTTCGAGTACCTCAAGCGCGAGAACAACCACTTCACCATCCACGCCGGGGAAGCCTTCGGACTGCCCTCCATCTGGCAGGCGCTGCAGTGGTGCGGCGCCGACCGGCTCGGCCACGGCGTCCGCATCATCGACGACATCCAGGTCCACGAGGACGGCTCCGTGAAACTCGGCCGCCTCGCCTCCTATGTGCGCGACAAGCGCATTCCGCTGGAGCTGTGCCCCAGCTCCAACCTCCAGACCGGCGCCGCCCGTTCGTACGCCGAGCACCCCATCGGACTGCTGCGGCGACTGCACTTCCGGGCCACCGTGAACACCGACAACCGGCTGATGTCCCACACCGGAATGAGCCGCGAATTCGAGCACCTTGTCGATGCCTTCGGTTACACGCTCGACGACATGCAGTGGTTCTCCGTCAATGCTATGAAGTCAGCATTCATTCCTTTCGATGAACGACTGGCCATGATCAATGACGTGATCAAGCCCGGATACGCCGAGTTGAAATCCGAATGGCTGTTCCGGCAGACGGCCTCCACCAGTGGTTCTGCCAACGACCGGAACTGA
- a CDS encoding prolyl oligopeptidase family serine peptidase — protein MAQQAMPVRTPRLGRTLGPEPSTVSGVVLLLPAGDEASTRRPSSMRAAASVRALGRRLARAGRTDGLATHVVHYRYRGWNGTEARLARDAEWAADEVVRRYGDVPVCLAGLHMGARAALHAGGHDAVNSVLAIAPWLPQEDVASPPEPVKQLAGRRVLIVHGTNDERVDPELSFRFAARAKKTNPGICRFEVHAARHGLTQYRDEVHALASDFVMGVLFGRAFSRPVEDALAAPPPLGLRMPLASGFGVARARRRG, from the coding sequence ATGGCGCAGCAAGCAATGCCGGTCCGTACGCCCCGACTTGGGCGGACGCTCGGACCGGAGCCGAGCACGGTCAGCGGAGTCGTCCTGCTGCTTCCGGCCGGCGACGAGGCATCCACCCGCAGACCCTCCTCCATGAGGGCCGCCGCCTCCGTGCGCGCCCTCGGCCGCCGGCTCGCCCGCGCGGGCCGCACCGACGGGCTGGCGACCCATGTCGTGCACTACCGCTACCGGGGCTGGAACGGCACGGAGGCGAGGCTCGCGCGGGACGCCGAGTGGGCCGCCGACGAGGTGGTGCGGCGCTACGGCGACGTGCCGGTGTGTCTCGCCGGGCTCCACATGGGTGCGCGGGCCGCGCTGCACGCGGGCGGCCACGATGCCGTCAACTCCGTGCTGGCCATCGCTCCCTGGCTGCCTCAGGAGGATGTGGCCTCGCCGCCCGAACCGGTGAAGCAGTTGGCCGGGCGGCGGGTGCTGATCGTGCACGGTACGAACGACGAGCGGGTGGATCCCGAGCTGTCGTTCCGGTTCGCCGCGCGGGCGAAGAAGACGAACCCCGGCATCTGCCGGTTCGAGGTGCATGCGGCTCGGCATGGGTTGACGCAGTACCGGGACGAGGTGCATGCGCTGGCTTCGGATTTCGTGATGGGGGTTCTGTTCGGGAGGGCTTTCTCCCGGCCCGTGGAGGACGCGCTTGCCGCGCCGCCGCCGCTGGGGTTGCGTATGCCGCTTGCTTCCGGGTTCGGGGTGGCTCGCGCTCGGAGGCGTGGCTGA
- a CDS encoding LysR substrate-binding domain-containing protein: MMHEQRSGRRLSQSSDTEQIDGYAIDDSEAIEDIVLRLAPRLAYFAGVARTEHVTRAAQEMRVPQSTLSRAMVRLEQDLGVDLFARRGRTVSLTHAGRTFHASVERALAEIERAADEVRADADPATGKVAFGFLHTMGAETVPGLLQAFRAEHPRVRFSLVQNYGEAMLERLRAGELDLCLTSPVPDAPDLVARRLDEQKLRLVVPADHRLAARKRVRLAEASDETFVTLEPGYGMRRITDDLCKEAGFTPRIAFEGEEAETLRGLVAAGLGVALLPPPAVPRPGVVELTVTAPRAAREIGVAWLDGHPDTPPVAAFKRFLLSRRGNLLGS, encoded by the coding sequence GTGATGCATGAGCAGAGGTCAGGGCGGCGGCTGTCACAGTCCAGTGACACAGAACAGATCGATGGCTATGCCATCGATGACTCCGAGGCGATCGAGGACATCGTCCTGCGCCTGGCCCCGCGCCTCGCCTACTTCGCCGGCGTCGCCCGCACCGAACACGTCACCCGGGCCGCGCAGGAGATGCGGGTCCCCCAGTCGACGCTCTCCCGGGCGATGGTCCGCCTCGAACAGGACCTCGGCGTCGACCTGTTCGCCCGCCGGGGCCGCACGGTCTCCCTGACCCACGCCGGGCGCACCTTCCACGCATCCGTCGAACGTGCCCTCGCCGAGATCGAGCGCGCCGCCGACGAGGTCCGCGCCGACGCCGACCCCGCCACCGGCAAGGTCGCCTTCGGCTTCCTGCACACCATGGGCGCCGAGACGGTCCCCGGCCTCCTCCAGGCCTTCCGCGCCGAACATCCCCGCGTCCGCTTCAGCCTGGTCCAGAACTACGGCGAGGCCATGCTCGAACGCCTCCGCGCCGGCGAACTCGACCTCTGCCTCACGTCCCCCGTCCCGGACGCCCCCGACCTGGTGGCCCGCCGCCTCGACGAACAGAAACTCCGTCTCGTCGTCCCCGCCGACCACCGCCTCGCCGCCCGCAAACGCGTCCGCCTCGCCGAGGCCTCCGACGAGACCTTCGTGACCCTCGAACCCGGCTACGGCATGCGCCGCATCACCGACGACCTCTGCAAGGAGGCCGGCTTCACACCCCGCATCGCCTTCGAGGGCGAGGAGGCGGAGACGCTGCGGGGCCTGGTGGCGGCCGGGCTGGGGGTGGCCCTCCTGCCCCCACCGGCCGTCCCGCGACCAGGCGTCGTGGAACTGACGGTCACCGCTCCCCGAGCCGCCCGGGAAATCGGCGTGGCGTGGCTCGACGGCCACCCGGACACACCCCCCGTGGCGGCTTTCAAGAGGTTCCTGCTGTCGAGAAGGGGCAACCTGCTGGGCAGTTGA
- a CDS encoding MFS transporter, producing the protein MPSVSTEASTTVGAESTTSSRSNATDSRVTPGGPGYRRMSLALFLAGVATFALLYSTQALLPLISDGFGSTASAASWTVSAATGALALFVLPMSALSERFGRRTLMTASLAVAVTVGLLVPFAPSLGALVVLRAVQGAALAGVPASATAYLAEEVRPEALITAIGLFVAGNSVGGMSGRVVTGWVAQEWGWRVALGVLGLIAVGCAAAFRLLLPAPKHFAAGSLRPAVLGRTVRAHLADPLLRRLYAVGALFMTVFGAVYTVIGYRLTDAPFSLPQGVIGSVFLVYLVGTVSASTAGKLVGRLGRRGALYLAGGTTTAGLLVSLSGSLVLVLVGLVLITAGFFAGHAVASSAVSHTAKRGRAQASALYQSAYYVGSSAGSTLGAVAFHAGGWSATVSLGMLAVAGVVGITVVGSRAARRGPVTVR; encoded by the coding sequence ATGCCTTCCGTCAGTACCGAGGCGTCCACCACCGTGGGCGCCGAATCGACCACGTCCAGCCGTTCGAACGCCACCGACTCCCGAGTGACCCCCGGCGGGCCCGGCTACCGCCGGATGAGTCTGGCGCTGTTCCTCGCGGGTGTCGCGACCTTCGCCCTCCTCTACTCCACCCAGGCTCTGCTGCCGCTGATCTCGGACGGCTTCGGGAGTACGGCGAGCGCGGCGAGCTGGACGGTGTCGGCGGCGACCGGTGCGCTGGCGCTGTTCGTGCTGCCGATGAGCGCGCTGTCGGAGCGGTTCGGGCGGCGTACGTTGATGACGGCGTCGCTGGCGGTCGCGGTCACGGTCGGGCTCCTGGTCCCCTTCGCGCCGTCGCTGGGCGCGCTGGTGGTGTTGCGGGCGGTGCAGGGCGCGGCGCTGGCGGGGGTGCCCGCCTCGGCCACCGCCTACCTCGCCGAGGAGGTCCGGCCCGAGGCCCTCATCACCGCGATCGGTCTCTTCGTCGCCGGCAACAGCGTCGGCGGCATGAGCGGGCGCGTCGTCACCGGGTGGGTCGCGCAGGAGTGGGGCTGGCGGGTCGCGCTGGGTGTGCTCGGGCTGATCGCCGTGGGGTGTGCGGCGGCGTTCCGGCTGCTGCTGCCGGCGCCGAAGCACTTCGCGGCGGGTTCGCTGCGGCCGGCTGTGCTGGGGCGGACGGTCCGGGCGCATCTGGCGGATCCGCTGCTGCGGCGGCTGTACGCCGTCGGTGCGCTGTTCATGACGGTGTTCGGCGCGGTCTACACCGTGATCGGCTACCGCCTGACCGACGCGCCCTTCTCCCTTCCACAGGGGGTCATCGGTTCGGTCTTCCTCGTGTATCTGGTGGGCACGGTGTCCGCGTCGACCGCCGGGAAGCTGGTGGGGCGGCTCGGGCGGCGGGGGGCGCTGTATCTCGCGGGCGGTACGACGACCGCGGGGCTGCTGGTGTCGCTGTCCGGTTCACTGGTGCTGGTGCTGGTGGGGCTGGTGCTCATCACCGCGGGGTTCTTCGCGGGCCACGCCGTGGCGTCGTCGGCGGTCAGTCACACGGCGAAGCGGGGGCGGGCGCAGGCTTCCGCCTTGTACCAGTCGGCGTACTACGTGGGGTCCAGTGCGGGCAGCACGCTGGGGGCGGTGGCCTTCCACGCGGGGGGTTGGAGCGCGACCGTCTCGCTCGGAATGCTCGCCGTGGCGGGGGTTGTGGGGATCACTGTGGTGGGGTCGCGGGCGGCTCGGCGGGGACCCGTGACTGTGCGTTGA
- a CDS encoding tetratricopeptide repeat protein — translation MSTPEPNADLERLYCETGWTLRQFAQDVNRVGTERGTPLNYREPSVHQWLKGHMPREAVRPLVLESLSRRLHRPITHAQAGFPAPQDQLNAHPSTVEGLMDLGRNDMDPSRRSILGAGLFSVALTVPNWPDVVGRMEAVQKGQTQRVGMPEVDMVIAMTERVSELDDQFGGRHARPMAAAFLVNTVAPYLRADAPDHVRKAMMAAASDLCYLTGYMAADEGVHGLAQQYYLKALELAGASEDHLTYCTTLRGMSVQAVELGHGQEAMRLADAAAAVSPNAGPRMRAFLAGQQAHAAAQTGERNKALLYLREAEVAMDKAESRAKIFGSYDPAALNYHTSQVRYELGDTAGAVEAMQQADKLRYKVYRRTRVHHRGILAERQLSIGYLEAACATWNLVLDDYPLVQSGRAEQRVQNMFKMIRPHLGNPTARGLYERARLVTPPSLLPVQ, via the coding sequence GTGAGCACGCCGGAACCGAACGCTGATCTAGAGCGGCTGTACTGCGAGACCGGCTGGACACTGCGCCAGTTCGCCCAGGATGTGAACCGCGTAGGCACGGAGCGAGGCACGCCCCTCAACTATCGGGAACCGTCCGTTCACCAGTGGCTAAAGGGGCACATGCCGAGAGAGGCTGTGCGGCCGTTGGTCTTGGAATCCTTGTCCCGCCGACTACACCGCCCTATCACGCACGCCCAAGCCGGGTTTCCCGCACCCCAGGATCAGTTGAACGCCCATCCGAGTACAGTGGAAGGGCTCATGGATCTTGGGAGAAACGATATGGACCCGTCCCGCCGCAGCATACTAGGCGCAGGTCTATTCTCCGTTGCCCTCACCGTGCCCAATTGGCCCGACGTCGTTGGCCGGATGGAAGCTGTTCAGAAAGGCCAGACGCAGCGGGTGGGAATGCCCGAAGTGGACATGGTCATTGCCATGACGGAACGGGTTTCTGAACTTGACGACCAATTCGGCGGGCGCCATGCGCGCCCAATGGCTGCCGCATTTCTCGTGAATACAGTAGCCCCCTACCTTCGGGCGGATGCTCCCGACCACGTTCGTAAAGCGATGATGGCGGCGGCTTCTGACCTCTGCTATCTCACTGGTTACATGGCCGCAGACGAGGGAGTTCACGGATTGGCTCAGCAGTATTACCTCAAAGCGTTGGAACTTGCCGGAGCGTCAGAGGATCACTTGACGTACTGCACAACGCTACGAGGAATGAGCGTTCAAGCCGTAGAACTAGGGCATGGACAAGAGGCAATGCGCCTAGCCGATGCTGCCGCTGCCGTCTCTCCGAATGCGGGTCCTCGAATGCGCGCCTTCCTCGCTGGCCAACAGGCGCACGCTGCCGCTCAAACCGGTGAACGCAATAAAGCTCTCCTGTACCTCCGGGAAGCCGAAGTTGCAATGGATAAGGCGGAATCCCGAGCGAAGATCTTTGGTTCGTACGATCCTGCCGCCCTCAATTATCACACAAGTCAAGTGCGGTACGAATTGGGGGACACGGCGGGCGCCGTCGAGGCAATGCAGCAGGCCGACAAGTTGCGGTACAAGGTTTACCGGCGTACGCGCGTCCACCATCGCGGGATTCTTGCTGAACGTCAACTTTCCATTGGGTACTTGGAAGCCGCCTGCGCCACGTGGAATCTCGTATTGGATGATTACCCACTCGTCCAATCCGGGCGGGCAGAACAGCGGGTACAGAACATGTTCAAAATGATTCGCCCGCACCTGGGCAACCCAACAGCGCGGGGCCTCTATGAACGCGCGCGGCTGGTCACTCCGCCATCCCTGTTGCCCGTCCAATAG
- a CDS encoding IS630 family transposase — translation MAERVRVREIDDDEGRRLLRIIRRGTGSVVTWRRAQMVLLSAQGMPVAKIAEVSFTSDDRVRDVIHNFNTDGFESLYPKYKGGRPKTFTLPERREIKKIAKSKPAEHDLPFSTWSLTKLADFLVAEGVVDDISHEGLRILLREEGVSFQRLKTWKTSRDPDYAAKKARVEHLYAIADGEVIPEEGEPEVVFCLDEFGPLNLMPHPGRQWAERGGKYKDPDREPRRRRRATYNRYGGVRHLFAALDLAKDKLYGHIKPIKRRTQFLEFCRYLRTLYPAGVRIAIVCDNFSPHLTTKKCQRVGTWAAANNVEIAYTPTNSSWLNRVEAQFTALRYFTLDGTDHADHKEQGSMIRRYIIWRNRHADDRRLRAVVDRANIA, via the coding sequence GTGGCAGAACGAGTACGCGTGCGTGAGATCGATGACGACGAGGGCAGACGGCTGCTGCGGATCATCCGCAGGGGGACTGGGTCGGTGGTGACCTGGCGGCGGGCCCAGATGGTGCTGCTGTCCGCGCAGGGCATGCCGGTGGCGAAGATTGCCGAGGTGTCGTTCACCAGCGACGACCGGGTCCGCGATGTGATCCACAACTTCAACACCGACGGCTTCGAGTCGCTGTATCCGAAGTACAAGGGCGGCCGGCCCAAGACGTTCACATTGCCCGAGCGTCGCGAGATCAAGAAGATCGCCAAGTCCAAGCCCGCCGAGCACGACCTGCCGTTCTCGACCTGGAGTCTGACCAAGCTGGCGGACTTCCTGGTCGCCGAGGGGGTGGTCGACGACATCAGCCACGAGGGCCTTCGCATCCTGCTCCGCGAGGAAGGCGTCTCCTTTCAACGCCTGAAGACCTGGAAGACCTCCCGCGACCCGGACTACGCGGCCAAGAAGGCACGCGTCGAGCACCTGTATGCCATCGCCGACGGCGAGGTCATACCCGAGGAGGGCGAGCCCGAAGTCGTCTTCTGTCTGGACGAGTTCGGGCCGCTCAACCTGATGCCCCACCCTGGCCGGCAGTGGGCCGAACGCGGCGGCAAGTACAAGGACCCCGACCGTGAACCACGTCGTCGTCGGCGGGCGACCTACAACCGCTACGGCGGGGTGCGGCACCTGTTCGCCGCTCTGGACCTGGCCAAGGACAAGCTCTACGGCCACATCAAGCCCATCAAGCGACGCACTCAGTTCCTGGAGTTCTGCCGCTACCTGCGCACCCTCTACCCGGCCGGTGTCCGCATCGCGATCGTCTGCGACAACTTTTCCCCGCATCTGACCACGAAGAAGTGCCAGCGGGTCGGCACCTGGGCGGCGGCGAACAACGTCGAGATCGCCTACACCCCGACGAACTCCTCGTGGCTCAACCGCGTCGAGGCCCAGTTCACCGCTTTGCGCTACTTCACCCTCGACGGCACCGACCATGCCGACCACAAGGAACAGGGCAGCATGATCCGCCGCTACATCATCTGGCGAAACCGCCATGCCGACGACCGACGCCTACGCGCCGTCGTCGACAGGGCAAACATTGCCTGA
- a CDS encoding sigma-70 family RNA polymerase sigma factor, which produces MSEGTATATAELDVRLERHRVELTGYCYRMLGSSFEAEDAVQDTMIRAWRSYGKFEGRSSLRSWLYRIATNVCLDMLNAGNKRARPMDLTESTPLAQAALAPRPDNTWLEPVPDARVLPATSDPAEAAVAKESVRLAFVAALQKLPSKQRAVLILREVLAWKASEVAELLGTSVASVNSALQRARATLAEREGQAAADVSDPLDQEQQKLLERYVAAFEGYDMAALTVLLHEDAVMTMPPFDLWLTGTSDITGFMTTLGAPCAGSHLVPVAVNGLPGFAQYKPDPEKGGFSAWAVQVLEISAGRIAGFHCFLDTARWFPLFDLPLHIEGKPDQAQ; this is translated from the coding sequence ATGAGTGAGGGTACGGCGACGGCTACGGCGGAGCTGGACGTTCGGTTGGAGAGGCACCGGGTCGAGCTGACCGGGTACTGCTACCGGATGCTCGGTTCGTCCTTCGAGGCGGAGGACGCCGTGCAGGACACGATGATCCGGGCCTGGCGGAGTTACGGGAAGTTCGAGGGGCGGTCGTCCCTGCGGTCGTGGCTCTATCGGATCGCGACGAACGTGTGCCTGGACATGCTCAACGCCGGGAACAAGCGGGCCCGGCCCATGGACCTGACCGAGTCCACGCCGCTCGCGCAGGCCGCCCTCGCCCCCCGCCCCGACAACACCTGGCTGGAGCCCGTGCCCGACGCCCGTGTCCTGCCCGCCACGTCCGACCCTGCGGAGGCCGCCGTGGCGAAGGAGTCGGTGCGGCTGGCGTTCGTGGCGGCGCTGCAGAAGCTGCCCTCGAAGCAGCGGGCCGTGCTGATCCTGCGGGAGGTGCTGGCGTGGAAGGCGAGCGAGGTCGCCGAACTGCTGGGCACCTCGGTCGCCTCGGTGAACAGCGCGCTGCAGCGGGCCCGCGCGACCCTCGCCGAGCGCGAGGGTCAGGCGGCGGCCGATGTCTCGGACCCGCTGGACCAGGAGCAGCAGAAGCTGCTGGAGCGCTATGTGGCCGCCTTCGAGGGGTACGACATGGCGGCGCTGACGGTCCTGCTGCACGAGGACGCGGTCATGACGATGCCGCCGTTCGACCTGTGGCTGACCGGGACGAGCGACATCACCGGATTCATGACCACGCTCGGCGCGCCCTGCGCCGGGTCGCACCTCGTGCCGGTCGCGGTGAACGGCCTGCCGGGCTTCGCGCAGTACAAGCCGGACCCGGAGAAGGGCGGCTTCAGCGCCTGGGCCGTGCAGGTGCTGGAGATATCAGCGGGCCGGATCGCCGGGTTCCACTGCTTCCTCGACACCGCCCGCTGGTTCCCCCTCTTCGACCTGCCCCTCCACATCGAGGGCAAGCCCGACCAGGCCCAGTAG